The stretch of DNA AGATAGGCATCTTCCGTCATCACAAACAGCGTGTTTAACAGCTGCCTCATCACTCCCCGCTTTCCTTGAGCCGTTCTTCGATATATGCTTTTGCCGATTTCACCTTCCGTAATTCAGGCAGGCACAAATCCCGTAGAGAACATGACGAACACGATCTGGTCTGTTTCACTTTAGGAGTCCATCCACGGGAAAAAAGATCATGCATTTGCAAGAAGTCAGCTTCGACCATGCTGCGAAGATCTTCGTCCAATTTTACCCGCTCACGACGTTTTGTCTGCCGATAGAACAAAGCACCTTCAGGAATATCACACGCAAGCATTTCTTCCAAGCACATCGCTTCCGCGCATAGCTGTAAACGATCAGCATCAATCGTTTTGGATTTGCCGTGTTTGTATTCAATCGGATACGGCAACCACAATCCATCTCTTCCGTGAAGCGGAACACCATCATTAGACTTATGGAATTCCACAACATCACAGGCCCCAGTTATACCGAGCGCTCGCGAATAGACTCTCAAATCCCGCATGATCAGCGTATCGCCGCGAGATTCAGAAGCCGCATAATCATGGGCACGTTCATGTTCCAGATGCCCAGCTGTGGTCAAATAATTCTCTGACCACAGCTGTTCGACATGGATAAGAGCCCACTGTCGTTTGCAGAA from Bifidobacterium catenulatum PV20-2 encodes:
- the cas4 gene encoding CRISPR-associated protein Cas4 gives rise to the protein MKGPEGYPEEDWLALSGIQHFSFCKRQWALIHVEQLWSENYLTTAGHLEHERAHDYAASESRGDTLIMRDLRVYSRALGITGACDVVEFHKSNDGVPLHGRDGLWLPYPIEYKHGKSKTIDADRLQLCAEAMCLEEMLACDIPEGALFYRQTKRRERVKLDEDLRSMVEADFLQMHDLFSRGWTPKVKQTRSCSSCSLRDLCLPELRKVKSAKAYIEERLKESGE